In Nostoc sp. UHCC 0926, a single genomic region encodes these proteins:
- a CDS encoding succinate dehydrogenase/fumarate reductase flavoprotein subunit, translated as MLEHDVIIVGGGLAGCRAAVEIARTDPSLNIAVVAKTHPIRSHSVAAQGGMAASLKNVDSEDSWEAHAFDTVKGSDYLADQDAVAILAQEAPDVVIDLEHMGVLFSRLPDGRIAQRAFGGHSHNRTCYAADKTGHAILHELVNNLRRYGVQVYEEWYVMRLILSENEAKGVVMFNLLDGHIEVVRAKAVMFATGGYGRVYNTTSNDYASSGDGLAMTAIAGLPLEDMEFVQFHPTGLYPVGVLISEAVRGEGAYLINSEGDRFMANYAPSRMELAPRDITSRAIAYEIRAGRGIHLDGSAGGPFVYLDLRHMGKEKIMSRVPFCWEEAHRLVGVDAVTQPMPVRPTIHYCMGGIPVNTDGQVRSSGDGLVDAFFAAGETSCVSVHGANRLGSNSLLECVVYGKRTGAAIAQFVQKRKLPSVNEQRYVTEAQQQIQALLEQPGQYRINHVRQAFQDCMTQYCGVFRTEALMREGLHKLEEIQQQFPQIYLDDKGSCWNTELVEALELRSLMVVGQTILASALNRQESRGAHFREDYSQRDDANFLKHTMAYYSPAGIDIQYRPVAITMFEPKERKY; from the coding sequence ATGCTGGAACATGATGTGATTATTGTCGGGGGTGGATTGGCGGGATGTCGCGCTGCTGTGGAAATTGCCCGCACTGACCCTAGTTTAAATATTGCTGTGGTTGCTAAAACCCACCCAATTCGTTCCCACTCGGTCGCGGCTCAAGGTGGTATGGCTGCATCACTGAAAAATGTTGATTCAGAAGATAGTTGGGAAGCACATGCCTTTGATACTGTCAAGGGTTCTGATTACTTGGCAGACCAAGACGCTGTGGCAATTCTCGCCCAGGAAGCGCCAGATGTGGTGATTGACTTGGAACACATGGGCGTTTTGTTCTCTCGCTTACCTGATGGGCGCATTGCCCAACGGGCTTTTGGCGGACATTCCCACAACCGCACTTGCTACGCCGCGGACAAGACCGGTCATGCGATTTTGCACGAATTGGTTAACAACCTGCGGCGTTATGGCGTACAAGTTTATGAAGAATGGTACGTGATGCGTCTGATTTTGTCAGAAAATGAGGCCAAGGGTGTGGTAATGTTCAATCTTTTGGATGGACATATCGAGGTGGTGCGGGCTAAGGCGGTAATGTTTGCCACCGGTGGCTATGGTCGCGTTTATAACACCACCTCTAATGATTACGCTTCTTCGGGTGATGGTTTGGCAATGACTGCGATCGCAGGTTTACCTCTTGAAGATATGGAATTTGTCCAATTTCATCCCACTGGTTTGTATCCGGTAGGGGTGCTGATTTCGGAAGCGGTAAGGGGAGAAGGGGCGTATCTGATTAATAGTGAAGGCGATCGCTTTATGGCGAACTACGCACCCAGTCGCATGGAACTGGCTCCTCGTGATATTACCTCACGAGCGATCGCTTATGAAATTCGTGCTGGTCGTGGTATTCATCTCGATGGTAGCGCTGGTGGCCCCTTTGTCTATCTGGATCTAAGGCACATGGGCAAAGAAAAAATTATGAGTCGCGTCCCCTTCTGTTGGGAAGAAGCACACCGTTTGGTAGGTGTTGACGCGGTAACTCAACCTATGCCAGTCCGCCCGACAATTCACTATTGTATGGGTGGTATCCCAGTTAATACTGATGGGCAAGTCCGCAGCAGTGGTGATGGTCTAGTTGATGCTTTCTTTGCTGCTGGCGAAACATCTTGTGTTTCTGTACATGGTGCTAATCGCTTGGGGAGTAATTCCCTGCTGGAGTGTGTCGTTTATGGCAAGAGAACTGGGGCTGCGATCGCCCAATTTGTGCAAAAACGGAAGTTGCCCTCTGTGAATGAGCAACGCTATGTAACGGAAGCCCAGCAACAAATTCAAGCTTTGCTAGAACAACCAGGGCAGTACCGCATTAACCATGTCCGTCAAGCCTTCCAGGATTGTATGACTCAGTACTGTGGTGTTTTCCGCACTGAGGCATTAATGCGTGAAGGGTTACACAAATTAGAAGAAATACAACAGCAATTTCCGCAAATTTATTTAGATGATAAAGGCAGTTGCTGGAATACAGAACTTGTGGAAGCCTTGGAATTGCGAAGTTTGATGGTAGTGGGACAGACGATTTTGGCATCAGCCCTGAATCGCCAAGAAA